ACAGCATCCACTAAGCAAAAAGGATAGCGTCAAGACGGAGTGCCCAAACTCGAATCCGGGAGGTGATGGGGTTAGCGGAAAAAAGAACTGGTAAGTGGTAACTAGTAACTGGTAACTAGTAATTGGTAACTAGTAACTAGTAACTAGTAACTGGTAACTAGTTACCCGATGCCCAAATCTATTCGCTAATTATTATTCACTATTCACTCTTTGCTATTCGCTATTCGCTATTCACTATTCACTCTTTACTATTCGCTATTCGCTATTCGCTATTCACTATTCACTATTCACTGTTTACTGTTTACTGTTTACTGTTCACTGTTCACTGTTCACTGTTCACTATTCCACTCCCCTCACAAATTCCCCCGCAACGCCTGCTCCCGTTCGATCGCTTCGAAGAGTGCTTTGAAGTTGCCTTTGCCGAACGACTTGGCGCCTTTGCGCTGAATGATCTCGTAGAAAAGCGTCGGGCGGTCTTCGACCGGCTTGGTGAAGATCTGCAGGAGGTAACCTTCGTCATCGCGATCCACCAGGATGCCAAGGCGCTTGAGGTCGTCGATGTTCTCGTCGATCTTACCGACGCGAGCCTGGAGCTCGTCGTAGTAGGTGGTAGGCACCGTCAGGAAATTCACGCCGCGGCGTTGTAGCTCAGTCACGGTCTTGACGATATCGTGCGTGATGATCGCGATATGCTGGACGCCTGCGCCGTGGTAAAATTCGAGGTACTCGTCGATCTGCGATTTCTTCTTGCCTTCCGCCGGTTCGTTGATCGGGAACTTGACATAGCCATTCCCGTTGGAAACCACTTTACTCATCAGGGCGGAATACTCCGTGGAGATATCGCTATCATCGAAGGTGATGATCATCTTGAAGCCCATCACGTCTTCATAGAATTTCACCCAGTCGTTCATCTTGCCGAGTTCCACGTTGCCGACGCAATGGTCGACATAATCGAGTCCCACCGGCTCGACCGGTAGGGAAGAGGTAGCCGGTTGATAGCCCGGCATGAATACGCCTTTGTAGTTCTTCCGTTCAACGAACGTGTGGATGGTCTCCCCGTAGGTGTGGATCGACGCGATCTTGACTTCACCCTGATCGTCCGTGAGTGTGGTCGGTGGCGTATGGGCTTTCGCCCCGCGCGACATGGTTTCGTAAAACGACTTTTCCGCGTCATCGACCCACAAGGCCAGTACTTTCACACCGTCGCTGTGCTTGTGTACGTGCCTGGCGATCTCCGAATCGGGATGCATGGCAGTAGTCAGCACCAGACGGATCTTGCCTTGCTGGAGCACATACGAAGCCCTGTCGCGCACCCCGGTCTCCGGACCGGCATAGGCAACGAGTTTGAACCCAAAGGCCATCTGGTAGTAATAGGCAGCCTGCTTGGCGTTTCCTACCCAGAACTCAATGTGATCGGTACCCAGAAGCGGAAGGAAGTCGGTAGACATGGGGAGGTGATTTTAGGGGAGGTCTTGATTGATTGCCTGAAATTTAGCTAAAAATCAGCTTTTCAGGCTACTCGAATACAGTTGCAAATATCTAAAAATCAGAAGATTGAATCAAAAAAAACGTTTAACGTTCGAACGTTGTAACGTTTGAACATTCAAACGTTACAACGAAATCATTTCTTCTTCGCAGCCTGCTGCCGTTGCGCTTCTTTCGCCATGGCTTCAAGACGCGCCTGGAAACCGGACTTTTTCGCAGGCTTCTTCTTGTTCTCCTGGATCTTGGCGTGGATGGCGTCTTCGTCGATGAAGGCTTTGAAAAGATACTGCTGCGCGAAGCCGAAGATGTTGCTCAGGAAGTAATAATAGCTCAGACCGGCCGAGTAATTATTGAAGAACCCGAGGAAGAAAATCGGCATCAGGTACATCATCCATTTCATCGACGGATTCGTCGCTGCGGTCATCTGCATATTCATCTTCGTGTAGATGATCGTAGAGATGGTCATCAGCAGCGTGAAGAGCGAGACGTGATCGCCGTAAAAAGGGATCTTGAAGCCGAGGTCAAGGATCGAGTCGTAGGTCGACAGGTCGTGCGCCCACAGGAAACTTTCCTGCCGCAATTCGATCGAGGCAGGGAAGAAGCGGAACATCGCGATCAGGATCGGCAACTGCAATAAACCCGGAATACAACCACCGAGCGGATTCACTCCGGCTCTTCGGTACAGGTTCATCGTTTCCTGTTGCTTCTTCATCGGATCATCGCCGTACTTTTCATTGAGCTCCAGCATTTCAGGCTGTAAGACCCGGATCTTCGCCTGTGATTTGAATGAGCCGTATGTCAGGGGTAAGAGGATGATCCGGACCAGAATGGTCAGGATAAGAATGATGATTCCGAAATTCAGGTTGAAGCCGTTGAGATAGTTGAAGGTCGGAATGACCAGGTAACGGTTCACCCAACCGAAGATACCCCAACCGAGCGGAATGAGTTTTTCCAGGTGCAGGTCGTCGATCTGCTTCAAAGACTGGTAATGGTTCGGCCCGAAATAGAAGCGAAGGCGGATGTCCTGTTCGGGCTTGTTCTCCAGCGGCAGCGACATGGAGGCGGTCATGTTTTTTACATACCGTTCCTGGTTCTTGTCGGTGAAGGTCTCCACCACCGGTGCATCGAAGGAAATGCCATCCGCGATGAGGACGGAAGAGAAGAAGTGTTGCTTGAAGGCGATCCACTGGACTTTGGTCTTCAGCGACTGTTTTTCATCTGAGGTTTCGGAGATGTAGTCCACCTCTTCTCCGGTGAAGCGATAATAGAGAGTAGTGGCAGTTCGCTCGTTTTCTACGCTCTGTTCCTGCCGGTTGAGCTGGTCTTTCCAGTCGAGGTTCAGGTAGGTCGTATTCGCCGGCAACAGATCATGCAATCCGACAACTTTGAGGTCCAGCTCTACCAGGTATGAGCCAGGTTCCAGGCTATAGTTGTATTGCAGATATTTTCCATCACCTGCATTCAGACGAAGGCTGGCTTTGCCGGTCGTCCCGCCTTCTACGATCTGGAAATTCAGTTGACCCGTATTGATGATCCGGTTCTGTGCAGGAAAGGTGATGTCGAACCTGCTCGAATCGGAACTCATCAACTCAACAGCGCGTCCGTCCCAGGTCTTGTAGTCCTTCAACTCGACGCGTTTTACTTTGCCACCGAGAGAGGAAAGTGTCAAACGGATCTTGTCGTTTTCCAGGGTGACCAACTGTTCTTTGCCATCAGCGGCTGCGGCGAATGCTCCCCATTGCTCCTGCAGCTGTTGGGCCTTCGCGGAATCAGATACTGCGCCTGTAGTGTCTGCTGTTGCTGCCACTTGCTCAGCAGCTTGTTGCTGTGCAAGCGCTTTACTGGCAGCCTCCTGCTTTCGGGCAAGTAGTTCCAGCGAATCTTTGCGGTGTTTTTCGGCTGCAAGTTGTTCAGCCGATGGCTGTGTATAGATCGAATAGCCGAGCACCAGCAAGCCGATCAAAAAAAGGCCGATTATTGAATTACGATCCATTCAGGGGCGGTAAAAAGGAGCGCAAATATAGCAATTTGAAGGTTTCGGGTTTCCTGCCTTCGCTAAAGCTTCGGCAGGCAGGCATGTTCCGGTTTCCGAGTTGATCTTTCTAAATTCCTCGTCCCTCGTACTTCTTTTCCTCTGTCAGGGACACGTTCCTCGTTTCCGCCCACCACGGCTGCCTGCCGTAGCTTTAGCGAAGGCAGGCAGGTTTCCGGTTGGTTGTCGTTCACTCGAAAACCACGTACCTAGTCCCCTCGTTCCTCGGTCTCGGTCTCGTTCCTCCTTTCCACACACCTCGCCCCTCTTCCCTAAAAAAAACGCCCTGAAGATGCTATCTCCAGGGCGTCGGCTTATGACGGGGGCCGCACTTATTTCTTCATGAACCGCACCATACGGGGAGCCTCGGTTTCACCGTCAGGACGGATAAGCTTGAGGTAATAAACGCCCGTGGACAGGTTGTTGACGGAAGACTCGATGGTGTTGTATCCGCGTTTTACATCATGCGTTTCCTGCAATACGATCTTACCGACCATGTCGAGGACTTCCATCGTTACGTTACCGTCCGTTTCCTCGAAGAAGGTATAGGTGATCGAGAAGTTGGCCGGGTTCGGATATACCGCGACATCGGTATTCGACTTGTTGCAGTTGACGGCGATCACATCCGAGTAGCTGAAGTGACCGTCGATATCGACCTGCTTCAATCGATAGTATACGATGCCCTTGCAGACCTCGCCGTCGAGGTAGCTGTAGTAGCGGGTCTCGGTTGTAGATCCGACACCAAAGCCTTCCACGCGTTGGATGCTCTTGAAGACATCACCGTCGGTGCTACGCTCAAGGTCGAAGTAGTCGTTGTTGGTCTCGGAAGCGGTAGCCCAGCGGCAGAGGTTGCCGACGGCTTCCGGCTCCACGGTGAAGCTGAGCAGTTCGATCGGCAGCGGATCCTGTGACTGTGCCGTCGCGAAGGTTGCGTTGAAACTGCTCATACCGGTGCGGCGGGTATCCGCTGCTGTACTCGGGATGTAGCAGGCTCCCTGCAGCGACCAGGCCGCCGGTGGGTTGGCGCTCTTCATGACCGTCCAGCCGGAGCCACTGTTGTTCGTGACGTTGTTGTTGAACAAACGCATGGTGTAGGTACCCGTTCCAGCGCCAATCGACGCGGTGAAAGTCCAGTAACCGTTATCAAACGCGTTCAGGATATCATAGGTATTGATCACACATTCATTCGCAACAGGTCCCACCGGAGGAACCCAACCCGTGAAGAAGGCGGTCAGGTCATAGGCCGTCACCGGGCTGGCAGTATATTGTACTTGCGCCCGCTGATAACCTTTGGTGGAAATACCTACCGGGAAATCCCAGCTATTAACGCCGGTCGACAAGGCTCGACGCAGGTTACCTTCTACATAGGATGTATTGTTGCCGGCTGTGCTGGCAGCGACGTTTGCCCGACGGACATAAACCTGACGAGCGCCGGTCACGATCTTTCCTTGTGTAAGAACCAGGTTACCATTGGTTGGCGAGACACCGGAAACATAGGCGCCGACGCCGATATTCAAATCATTGAACGCGCCTGCGCCAAGTGTCAGCGAGAACGCTCCAGACTGATTCATGAGCACGGAATCAAGTTCCAGGGCGCTGACGAGGTTGGTGAAGTTCTGGTTGGCGGAACCGTTGAATTCATAGCAGGAGCCCAGCGCAGTGCCGTGGGAGGCTGCGCCATTGTTATTCACGAAGTCGCCGCCGACGCGAATGTGCTTGGCGTTCGGCAGCCAGGTGCCGCCGGCATTGAGTGTAAGGTTACCACGGATGTCGATGTTGCTGCCCAGGGTGACGTTTCCAGCTGCTTTCGCCATGGTGCAATGCCAGAGCGCATTACCCGCGGTCAGGTTGCCGGTGACAGCCTGATTGGCACTACCGATGAACTGAATCGTCGAACCGTTGCCGCAACTGATGTTACCGTTGATGGTAAAGTCGCCGCATACGGAGAGCGTGACACCCGGATTGATGGTCAGGGTCGCGCCGGCATTAACGATCAGATTCTTGACACTCGTATTGGCGGTGATGATCGGTTGGTTAGGGCCTGCCTGGATCACGATGGTCGAAGGACCACCGGCACAGGTTCCCATGGTCGTAAGACAGTTCGGATCCCAGTTGCTTCCCAGCGGCGCGGGTGCCCAGGTCGATGAAACAGCATCCGCCTTCCAATACTGGGTGGTGGGTGAGCCAATGTTGAGCGGAGTTGTACCGGGGAAAGTCAGGTTGAATCCGGCCGTCGAACCACCGGCGTAATTACCGAAGTGCGAAACGAGCAGGATGAACTGCTGCGTAGCACCGTTGGTCAGGTTGAATGCGCTATTCCAACCGCCGGAAACAGCATTTGCTTGTGAAGTGGAAGTGGTGCCTGCCACGATGTTCATCCCGGTCGTTCCAACTGCGGAATAGTTACAGGAACGGAAGGGGAAGGTGCCGGAGGTAGGGTTGGAGGTAATGAGCGCACAGGGGTTGCTCACACCGGTCACTTCCCACAACTGGAAGTCGTAGTCGGAGGTGCCGTTGTTCGGTGTTACCGTCCACTGCAGGGTTTGTCCAGGCGCGGTGGCAGTAGTAGAGAAGGAATACCAAACACCAGAAGCTTCGGTTGACGACAAACAGGTCCCGCCCTGAAGGTCACATACGTTGCCGGAACCGGTGTAGCCCGGATCGGCGATGGTGGTGGTGGCAGCACAGATCGCGGTGGCCATTTCGCAATCCTGGTCCGGGATCGGCGGGAAACTGGCGGAGCCGTCGATCGCCATGATGTCGAATGTACCGGTAGCGGCATTTCGGCCATCCACACGGATGTAATAAGTATTGCCGGGCGTGAGACCGGTAACAGTGACGTCGGAGTTACGACCACCGCCGCTGGAGCAGAGGGTGAAGTTGTCGTTGCAGCCGATCTGCGCCAGGCTACCGCATGCGCCGGAATAGACGGCGATCTGCGAGTCGCTCAGTGAACGAAGACGGGTGCGGATCTTGATGCTGGTGCTGGAAGCTACCACCGTGTACCAGACCGTGTTCAGGGCACCCGCGTCCCAGCATCCGGCTACGGTGCCATCGCTCGGGCCTGCACCGGAGGCGCAAACGTTGGTCTGATAGGTCGCACTGACACCCAGTACCAGCGGGGTTGCTCCGGAGCAAAGATCATTGGTAGGGGTACAGCCGGAGATGGCGCAAATGCGGAACGTACCGGGAGAACCGGCGGAATTGGACCATACGCGGATGTAGTAAACAGTTCCTGCTGCAGGAGGTACGATGGTCAGCGCGGGCATGTTGGATCCGGCGGAGTTGTCATCACAGGATACTAAAGAAAAACTTCCGCAGGTACCTGTATAAACCGCCATACCAAGATCCGTCGCAGATGTGCCGGTTGATCCCGGTTGTATGGATATCGAGTGTGGATTATTGCTTACGCTGGTCAGGGAGAACCAAACATCACCGGTGGCGCCGTCAACGAAACCGGCACACCCAGGGTTCGGATAACCGGGCGCTACCGGTGATGGCGTTGCGCAGGATACGGAGTAATTGATGGCGCCTGTACAAGAACTTCCTACAACAGGTGTGACCGTAGCAGGGCTGGCGCAGGCGTCATTGGGAGGAGCAGGTGAAACGGCATTCTGAATCGAGAAGGAGAAATTGGTGGACGGCGCTACACTCGTATCGTTATCCACGACGATGTAGTACGTGCCGGTTCCCAGCGTCAGGTTGGTAATGTTCAGGGCGCTGCCACCGGCTCCAAGTGCATAGCTGATCAGGTTGGTTGTCCCGGGGCATCCCAGATAAACGAAAATGCCGGGGTTGGTGTTGGTATTGGTATTGAAAAGCGAAAGGTCGAAGCAACCCGCGGCAGGAGGCGTGAAAGTGAAGATGTAGTCCTGTCCGCTCAGGTTTCGCGTAGGGGGAACAACGGCTGGCGTATCGATTTCATCACCGAAGCCGGCATTGTTCATGGTCCACGATAGCGGAGCGATGGCGGTATTGTAACTGCCGTTGGCGGTGTACCAACAGGTGATGTCGTTGGCATTCGAGCAGGTTGCACCTGGAGGCATCAAAGTCAGGTTGAAGTTACCTACCAGAGCATCCTGGTCACTTTCCACGCGAACCAAGTATTGAACGGTCGAAGTACATGGCTGACCGGTAATCGTCACTTTCGGGTTGCCACCGCCGTTGCTGGCTTCATCGGCGGCCAGCAGGGTGAGTGCGCCGCAACCACCGGTGTAAACCGCTATTGCGGTAGAGAATCCGGTAGGACAGGTATTGTCGATGAATAACTGGAAAGATGTCAGACCGATCGGTTTGGTCAAGGTGTACCAGGTCTCGTTTGATTGCGTTTGGGCGGTCCATGCAGCCGGCTTTCCTGGAACTGCGGCAGCCATGGTGATCTGCCGGGTCATGACCAGCGTCTGGTCAGTCAGCACAGTTGGTGCACCCGGGTTGAAAGGAATGTTAACCGCGTTGATACAGGTGTCGTTAGCAGGAGTAGGGAAGGCCGATGGTGCCCAGGTGAAGGTCTGGTTGGTCGTCGGCTTGGTGGAAATCGTATTGAATAAAACGGCTTTACCCCAAGTTGTGCCGGCAGTCTGGACCGAACTGGCGGTTTGTGAGTAGTAATCGCCGTCGCAATAGCCCGTCAAGCCAATGGAAGCTCCACCCGATACACTCACATCAACAGCACCTGCCAATTGCTGATAGGTAAAGACAATGTTTCCGGTACCAGTAACGAGTTTAGCTTGGAAGTTGATGGCCGGAGCTGCAGCATTCTTGGCCCAAAGCATGTTGTTCCACTCCACGGTCAGCGTTCCGAGTGAATAAACGTAGGAGACGCGTCCTGCAGCTCCTGTCTGAAGATCGTCCCACAGTGGAGCGATGATCGTACGTGGTCCGGTCGACAGGTTGTTGGTAGGTAGTGAACCTCCGGGGTTGGCCAATGCGATGAAGCCGTTCGAGGAGACATAGAAACTGGTATACGCTACACCGCCATAGTTAAACCTGAAACCTGCAGGAGCGAAAGGACCCGCTAACTGATCGTCAATGTTTGCATTGACGACCGTCGTGGCGGCACCAATCGAGGCAAATGCCGCGGAGGCTGCCGTCAGGTTGTACGTGATCCCATTCAACGCGAAACTGACACGGCTGAGCAGGAGCATCACGGTCAGTGCGGAGAAGATTTTTCGGGTATAGTTCACATTCATGGTTCGGGTGTTATCTGAATGGTCTTTGGTTTCTTGGTCGCAGTCTTTGAAAACCGCATGGGTAGCGGCTTTCAGGGTGTTCGGGTTAATATCCGGGTAACAATGATGAGCGGTTCCGGCATTTGATCGGAAATCCCCCCGTTTTCATGGTTCTTGGATGGTCAAATTTAATCATTTATTATCTGTTTTTCAATGCGTTTACCCGGTTTTTATTAATAATTGGCAAGTCGCCCAAATTGTTTTGGCAATGGTCGGATTATGGGGGTGAATGATAAGGCTCACGGAAAAGCCGGTTCTTTTTTGCGACTTGGCGCAGACCGCCTATCTTGGCAGCCTTATTACGTAGAAATGATGAAAAAAGATATCTACTCCATCGTTATTTTGCTGTTTTTGAGCGTTTTGGCTGCTAAAGGGCAGCCGACCTTGAATTCCAACAACAATCCTGTCGCCGGTGAAAGCTATTACTACCGGGTAACCGACACGATCGCGCAACCGGGCCCCGGCGGTTCGGGTCAGACCTGGAATTACACCGGCGTTCAGGTTACCTTGAATACGGTTATCGTCCACTATGTGACTCCCGCTTCCACCCCTTACGGAAGTTCATTTCCCCAGGCGAATCTGGCCTCCTATGTGTTGCCGGGTGATTATAACTACTATGCCAGCAGTTCGGGTGGTTTTGCCTACAAGGGTCGCGGAACGGGCAGCGATATCGCTACCATTACCGGCTCCAGCTACCTGCTCCTGAGTTATCCGCTTTCGTTCGGCGCCAATATTACCAACACCATTTCAGGTTCCACTTCCGTGGGCACGATCTCCGGTACGGTGAACATTCAGGGCGATGGCACGGGCACGTTGCGGCTTCCTTCCATCACGTACAACAACGTGCTGCGCGTAAAAGTCACGGAAGACATTACCTTCTCCTTCGGACCCGGTGTCGATGAGATCGTACACACCGAAAGCTACTACTGGTACAATGCCACTTTCCGTGGACCGCTGATGCGCATCATCACGTCCACCACTTCCGGAATTTCCAGCGCTTATTCCAAGTCGGTGGGTGTAGCCGATTTCGGTCTGGGTGTCGATGACCTTGTTCGACCTTCCCTCGGAGCACTGCGTGTTTTCCCGTCTCCTGCAACCACCAGCGCGAACATTGAACTCGAAGTATTGAAAGCGGGCAACACCGAATTCGCGATCCTCGACCTGACAGGCAAAGAAGTTCAACGCTGGAATGCCGATCTAACTCCCGGCACCTATACCCATCGTTTCGATGTCGCTTCCCTCCCTCGCGGCATCTACCTGCTCTCCGTCCGCGGAGAAGGCATGACCCGCGAACAGCGGCTGATCCTCGAATAAGAGAGCCAATTCCCCACAACAAAAAAGCCGACGTAAGTCGGCTTTTTTGTTGTGGGTCATAAAACGAATGGCTGGAAAAGTAACTAGTAACTAGTAACTAGTAATTAGTAATTAGTTCTGTTATTAGTTCTTAGTTACTATACGCTCCTGCCTACGCTAAAGCTTCGGCAGGCAAGATTCACTATTCACTATTCACTGTTCACTGTTCACTGTTCACTATTCACTATTCACTATTCACTATTCAAGCCCTCACCGCCACCTCCACCTTCGCTTTCTCCATCGCCGCTTTCACGAAGCGAACGAAAAGGGGATGCGGATTCTCGACGGTGCTCTTGTATTCGGGGTGGAACTGTACGCCTACGAACCAGGAGTGGTTCTTCGCTTCCACGATCTCGACCAGCCCGTTGTCGGGATTGGTGCCGGAGGGGATGAGCCCCGCTTCGGTGAAGTCTTTCAGAAACTTGTTGTTGAATTCGTACCGGTGACGGTGGCGTTCGCCTATCCGACTCTTGCCGTACACCTGGTAGGCCTTGCTGCCTTTCTCCAGCTGACATCCGTATTCGCCCAGTCGCATGGTGCCGCCTTTTGCCGTGATCTTCTTTTGTGACTCCATGAAGTCGATCACCGGATGCTTCG
This genomic stretch from Bacteroidota bacterium harbors:
- a CDS encoding T9SS type A sorting domain-containing protein, which gives rise to MMKKDIYSIVILLFLSVLAAKGQPTLNSNNNPVAGESYYYRVTDTIAQPGPGGSGQTWNYTGVQVTLNTVIVHYVTPASTPYGSSFPQANLASYVLPGDYNYYASSSGGFAYKGRGTGSDIATITGSSYLLLSYPLSFGANITNTISGSTSVGTISGTVNIQGDGTGTLRLPSITYNNVLRVKVTEDITFSFGPGVDEIVHTESYYWYNATFRGPLMRIITSTTSGISSAYSKSVGVADFGLGVDDLVRPSLGALRVFPSPATTSANIELEVLKAGNTEFAILDLTGKEVQRWNADLTPGTYTHRFDVASLPRGIYLLSVRGEGMTREQRLILE
- a CDS encoding T9SS type A sorting domain-containing protein — encoded protein: MNVNYTRKIFSALTVMLLLSRVSFALNGITYNLTAASAAFASIGAATTVVNANIDDQLAGPFAPAGFRFNYGGVAYTSFYVSSNGFIALANPGGSLPTNNLSTGPRTIIAPLWDDLQTGAAGRVSYVYSLGTLTVEWNNMLWAKNAAAPAINFQAKLVTGTGNIVFTYQQLAGAVDVSVSGGASIGLTGYCDGDYYSQTASSVQTAGTTWGKAVLFNTISTKPTTNQTFTWAPSAFPTPANDTCINAVNIPFNPGAPTVLTDQTLVMTRQITMAAAVPGKPAAWTAQTQSNETWYTLTKPIGLTSFQLFIDNTCPTGFSTAIAVYTGGCGALTLLAADEASNGGGNPKVTITGQPCTSTVQYLVRVESDQDALVGNFNLTLMPPGATCSNANDITCWYTANGSYNTAIAPLSWTMNNAGFGDEIDTPAVVPPTRNLSGQDYIFTFTPPAAGCFDLSLFNTNTNTNPGIFVYLGCPGTTNLISYALGAGGSALNITNLTLGTGTYYIVVDNDTSVAPSTNFSFSIQNAVSPAPPNDACASPATVTPVVGSSCTGAINYSVSCATPSPVAPGYPNPGCAGFVDGATGDVWFSLTSVSNNPHSISIQPGSTGTSATDLGMAVYTGTCGSFSLVSCDDNSAGSNMPALTIVPPAAGTVYYIRVWSNSAGSPGTFRICAISGCTPTNDLCSGATPLVLGVSATYQTNVCASGAGPSDGTVAGCWDAGALNTVWYTVVASSTSIKIRTRLRSLSDSQIAVYSGACGSLAQIGCNDNFTLCSSGGGRNSDVTVTGLTPGNTYYIRVDGRNAATGTFDIMAIDGSASFPPIPDQDCEMATAICAATTTIADPGYTGSGNVCDLQGGTCLSSTEASGVWYSFSTTATAPGQTLQWTVTPNNGTSDYDFQLWEVTGVSNPCALITSNPTSGTFPFRSCNYSAVGTTGMNIVAGTTSTSQANAVSGGWNSAFNLTNGATQQFILLVSHFGNYAGGSTAGFNLTFPGTTPLNIGSPTTQYWKADAVSSTWAPAPLGSNWDPNCLTTMGTCAGGPSTIVIQAGPNQPIITANTSVKNLIVNAGATLTINPGVTLSVCGDFTINGNISCGNGSTIQFIGSANQAVTGNLTAGNALWHCTMAKAAGNVTLGSNIDIRGNLTLNAGGTWLPNAKHIRVGGDFVNNNGAASHGTALGSCYEFNGSANQNFTNLVSALELDSVLMNQSGAFSLTLGAGAFNDLNIGVGAYVSGVSPTNGNLVLTQGKIVTGARQVYVRRANVAASTAGNNTSYVEGNLRRALSTGVNSWDFPVGISTKGYQRAQVQYTASPVTAYDLTAFFTGWVPPVGPVANECVINTYDILNAFDNGYWTFTASIGAGTGTYTMRLFNNNVTNNSGSGWTVMKSANPPAAWSLQGACYIPSTAADTRRTGMSSFNATFATAQSQDPLPIELLSFTVEPEAVGNLCRWATASETNNDYFDLERSTDGDVFKSIQRVEGFGVGSTTETRYYSYLDGEVCKGIVYYRLKQVDIDGHFSYSDVIAVNCNKSNTDVAVYPNPANFSITYTFFEETDGNVTMEVLDMVGKIVLQETHDVKRGYNTIESSVNNLSTGVYYLKLIRPDGETEAPRMVRFMKK
- the hppD gene encoding 4-hydroxyphenylpyruvate dioxygenase, which encodes MSTDFLPLLGTDHIEFWVGNAKQAAYYYQMAFGFKLVAYAGPETGVRDRASYVLQQGKIRLVLTTAMHPDSEIARHVHKHSDGVKVLALWVDDAEKSFYETMSRGAKAHTPPTTLTDDQGEVKIASIHTYGETIHTFVERKNYKGVFMPGYQPATSSLPVEPVGLDYVDHCVGNVELGKMNDWVKFYEDVMGFKMIITFDDSDISTEYSALMSKVVSNGNGYVKFPINEPAEGKKKSQIDEYLEFYHGAGVQHIAIITHDIVKTVTELQRRGVNFLTVPTTYYDELQARVGKIDENIDDLKRLGILVDRDDEGYLLQIFTKPVEDRPTLFYEIIQRKGAKSFGKGNFKALFEAIEREQALRGNL
- the yidC gene encoding membrane protein insertase YidC, whose amino-acid sequence is MDRNSIIGLFLIGLLVLGYSIYTQPSAEQLAAEKHRKDSLELLARKQEAASKALAQQQAAEQVAATADTTGAVSDSAKAQQLQEQWGAFAAAADGKEQLVTLENDKIRLTLSSLGGKVKRVELKDYKTWDGRAVELMSSDSSRFDITFPAQNRIINTGQLNFQIVEGGTTGKASLRLNAGDGKYLQYNYSLEPGSYLVELDLKVVGLHDLLPANTTYLNLDWKDQLNRQEQSVENERTATTLYYRFTGEEVDYISETSDEKQSLKTKVQWIAFKQHFFSSVLIADGISFDAPVVETFTDKNQERYVKNMTASMSLPLENKPEQDIRLRFYFGPNHYQSLKQIDDLHLEKLIPLGWGIFGWVNRYLVIPTFNYLNGFNLNFGIIILILTILVRIILLPLTYGSFKSQAKIRVLQPEMLELNEKYGDDPMKKQQETMNLYRRAGVNPLGGCIPGLLQLPILIAMFRFFPASIELRQESFLWAHDLSTYDSILDLGFKIPFYGDHVSLFTLLMTISTIIYTKMNMQMTAATNPSMKWMMYLMPIFFLGFFNNYSAGLSYYYFLSNIFGFAQQYLFKAFIDEDAIHAKIQENKKKPAKKSGFQARLEAMAKEAQRQQAAKKK